A window of Citrus sinensis cultivar Valencia sweet orange chromosome 7, DVS_A1.0, whole genome shotgun sequence contains these coding sequences:
- the LOC102611608 gene encoding nuclear transcription factor Y subunit B-7 — MEDDSHGNGPNGPDGGSPESPCVKSSGSNSNNNNHNNKEQDRFLPIANVGRIMKKVIPGNGKISKDAKETVQECVSEFISFVTGEASDKCQREKRKTINGDDIIWAITTLGFEDYVAPLKLYLSKYREIEGEKLNIPKQQRSEQRVQQQQQQQQSHEHEQQLPYSSVYSSTNLMSQSPFMATDHHHQSFPLPFSPNSIQKQLQPQDQIDSVGNW, encoded by the coding sequence ATGGAAGATGATAGCCACGGAAATGGGCCAAATGGGCCCGATGGTGGGAGCCCGGAAAGCCCATGCGTAAAAAGCAGTGGcagcaacagcaacaacaataacCATAATAATAAGGAACAAGATCGTTTTCTTCCCATAGCAAATGTTGGCCGGATAATGAAAAAAGTGATTCCGGGCAACGGAAAAATCTCAAAGGACGCTAAGGAAACCGTTCAAGAATGCGTCTCCGAGTTCATTAGCTTTGTCACCGGAGAAGCATCCGATAAATGCCAACgagagaaaagaaagactATCAATGGTGATGACATTATATGGGCGATCACAACCCTAGGCTTTGAGGATTATGTTGCACCATTGAAGCTATATTTAAGCAAATATAGGGAGATTGAAGGCGAGAAGCTTAATATTCCGAAGCAACAAAGATCGGAACAACGAgtgcaacaacaacaacaacaacaacaatctCATGAACACGAACAACAATTACCGTATAGTAGTGTATATTCTTCCACAAACCTAATGTCTCAGTCACCTTTTATGGCCACTGATCATCACCATCAGTCCTTTCCATTACCTTTCTCACCAAATTCGATTCAAAAACAACTACAACCACAGGACCAAATCGATTCAGTGGGAAACTggtga